DNA from Thiomicrorhabdus sp. Kp2:
GCTTTTATCGAGCAGGGTAACCATTTCATTGTGCTGTTCAAATGCGTTAAAAAGGGCTTTTAACTTTTCTGAACTGGCAAGTTCTTGATAGTTGAGTAAGTTGGTTTTACCAGACACTAAAAACGGCATTTTTTGCGCTAGCTGACTTTCTAAAACAAAGTCGGTGGCTTGCACAATCGAGCTCATAAAATCATTGGTGGTAGAGCGGATTGTATCCATTCTATTCATTAAAAATGATTTGGCTTCGGCTAAATTTTTACCCAAACAGTGTTCATTTAGGTAGTTGGCGGTTTGCTGGAGTTCGTCACCACTAAAGGGTTTTTCTAGCTCAATAATTCGGTTTTGTACGTCTTGGTCATTAAATACTAATACCACTAATACTCGGTTTGCACCTAACTGAATAAAATCAATATGCTTGAGAATTTCTTGCTGTTTATTTGGCATTAATACCAAGCTGGTCATACCCGTAATGCCAGACAATATTTTTGAGGCACTCTCAAACAAGGCATCTTGATTTAAACCAACAGACAATTCATTACGAATTGAGGCTTCTTTTTGCTGCGAGAGTGGCTCATAAGTGAGCATGGAATCTAAAAATAAACGGTAACCATTATCGGTAGGCACACGCCCTGCCGAGGTGTGTGGCGAGTGAATCAAGCCCATTTTTTCAAGGTCTGCCATGACATTGCGAACCGTGGCTGAGCTTAAACCAATATCGGGCAATTTAGCCAGTGTTGTTGACCCTACCGGCTTACCGTCGTTAAGGTATAATCCCATGAGATTTTTAAATAATAATTGTGAACGGTCGTTTAGCATTACAGAGCTCTTTAGGGTAGACTGCTAAATTATATGAACAAGACACAGTTATTCAAGGTCTTAGAGAATATTTAATTACGTCTTGAGCTTAGCTGAGATTACATACGAGTTAACAAACATGTTTCAATCAATCGGAATATTTGGCAAATACACAGGCAATCAATGTTGGGAAAATATTGAAACGCTTATCGACTACCTTCACACTAAGTCTCGCACGGTGTATTTGGATAAGCCATCCTGCAAAAAATTTCCAAAACACGGTAGTGTTGAGTTACTAGAGCGTGATGAACTCAAAGGTAAAATTGACTTGGCGATTATGGTTGGCGGTGACGGTACGTTTTTAGATGTGGCCAGAAGCATTACCGATAATGATGTGCCAATTTTGGGCATCAACTTAGGGCGATTAGGCTTTTTAACCGATATTTCGGCCGATGATATGATTGAAACCATGGAAGAGGTTTTGTCTGGCGTTTATCAAGAAGAACTGCGTAATGTTCTGCAGGTAAGCGTTTATGAAGATGGCGAACTGGTTTTTCAAGAAAGAGCGATTAACGATGTGGTGATTCATAAAACCGACTCTCCACGAATGATTGAATTTGAAACGTTTGTAGATGGACGTTTTTTAAACAGCCAACGTTCAGATGGTATGATTATTTCAACACCCACGGGTTCCACCGCTTATGCGTTATCGGCAGGTGGGCCGATTTTAGACCCAAACGTG
Protein-coding regions in this window:
- the hrcA gene encoding heat-inducible transcriptional repressor HrcA, which translates into the protein MLNDRSQLLFKNLMGLYLNDGKPVGSTTLAKLPDIGLSSATVRNVMADLEKMGLIHSPHTSAGRVPTDNGYRLFLDSMLTYEPLSQQKEASIRNELSVGLNQDALFESASKILSGITGMTSLVLMPNKQQEILKHIDFIQLGANRVLVVLVFNDQDVQNRIIELEKPFSGDELQQTANYLNEHCLGKNLAEAKSFLMNRMDTIRSTTNDFMSSIVQATDFVLESQLAQKMPFLVSGKTNLLNYQELASSEKLKALFNAFEQHNEMVTLLDKSMQAQGVQVFVGHECGNEIYQDCSIITTPYEVEGEILGVLGVVGPSRMNYQKVVPRVDMTAKILGSLLKK
- a CDS encoding NAD(+) kinase, translated to MFQSIGIFGKYTGNQCWENIETLIDYLHTKSRTVYLDKPSCKKFPKHGSVELLERDELKGKIDLAIMVGGDGTFLDVARSITDNDVPILGINLGRLGFLTDISADDMIETMEEVLSGVYQEELRNVLQVSVYEDGELVFQERAINDVVIHKTDSPRMIEFETFVDGRFLNSQRSDGMIISTPTGSTAYALSAGGPILDPNVDAITLVSINPHTMSTRPYVINSSSTVELRAHEYCDKTAQIICDGQITHDISPKHQTFVKRNEHYLRLLHPKNHDHFELLRAKLHWGDKLS